In the genome of Streptomyces pactum, one region contains:
- a CDS encoding NAD(P)-dependent oxidoreductase yields the protein MNETPHTTELRSEPVTVIGLGLMGQALAAAFLAAGHPTTVWNRSSGKAAELVAAGAVLAPSPDAAVRAGSLVVVCLSDAAAVHDVLGPHRDALAGRTLVNLTSGTSEEARELTALTTSYLDGAIMAVPEVIGRPEAFLLFSGEREAFDRHRAALQRLGTATYFGEDPGLAALYDVALLGLMWGTLNAFLHGAALLGSAKVDASAFAPFATRWVGSVTEFITAYAGQIDRGAYPPEDATVETHLATMKYLVRESAAAGIDTDWPARIQALAERALAAGHEGTSYASLIEVFRGRA from the coding sequence ATGAACGAGACACCGCACACCACCGAACTCCGCTCCGAGCCCGTCACCGTCATCGGACTGGGCCTGATGGGCCAGGCCCTCGCCGCCGCCTTCCTCGCGGCCGGCCACCCCACCACCGTGTGGAACCGCAGCTCCGGCAAGGCGGCGGAGCTGGTCGCCGCCGGGGCGGTGCTCGCGCCGTCCCCGGACGCGGCGGTCCGGGCCGGCTCCCTGGTCGTGGTCTGCCTCAGCGACGCGGCGGCGGTCCACGACGTGCTCGGCCCGCACCGGGACGCGCTGGCCGGCCGGACGCTGGTCAACCTGACCTCCGGCACGTCCGAGGAGGCCCGCGAACTGACGGCGCTGACCACCTCCTATCTGGACGGCGCGATCATGGCGGTCCCCGAGGTGATCGGCCGCCCGGAGGCGTTCCTGCTCTTCAGCGGCGAGCGGGAGGCGTTCGACCGGCACCGGGCGGCCCTCCAGCGGCTGGGCACCGCCACGTACTTCGGGGAGGACCCCGGTCTCGCGGCCCTGTACGACGTGGCGCTGCTGGGCCTGATGTGGGGCACGCTCAACGCCTTCCTGCACGGGGCCGCGCTGCTGGGCTCGGCCAAGGTGGACGCGAGCGCCTTCGCCCCGTTCGCCACCCGGTGGGTCGGCAGCGTCACGGAGTTCATCACCGCCTACGCCGGGCAGATCGACCGCGGCGCCTACCCGCCCGAGGACGCCACCGTGGAGACCCATCTGGCCACCATGAAGTACCTGGTGCGGGAGAGCGCCGCCGCCGGCATCGACACCGACTGGCCGGCCCGTATCCAGGCGCTGGCCGAGCGGGCCCTGGCCGCGGGGCACGAGGGCACCAGCTACGCCAGCCTCATCGAGGTGTTCCGGGGCCGGGCGTAG
- a CDS encoding DUF1048 domain-containing protein produces the protein MSIQDIIEGKKQWRAHVARVKALPPDYRIVYKEMQKYLFKVGPNDLPDGPLLPGILDFFEEGVAEGKGVLELIGTDVAAFCDDLVKDSPARADVHRASIGAESGADER, from the coding sequence GTGAGCATCCAGGACATCATCGAGGGCAAGAAACAGTGGCGGGCGCACGTGGCTCGGGTCAAGGCTCTCCCACCGGACTACCGGATCGTCTACAAGGAGATGCAGAAGTACCTGTTCAAGGTCGGACCGAACGATCTGCCCGACGGGCCCCTGCTCCCCGGGATCCTCGACTTCTTCGAAGAGGGCGTCGCGGAGGGCAAGGGGGTCCTGGAACTCATCGGCACCGACGTCGCCGCGTTCTGCGACGACCTGGTCAAGGATTCCCCCGCCCGTGCGGATGTCCACCGGGCATCCATCGGCGCGGAATCCGGCGCGGACGAGAGGTGA
- a CDS encoding DUF1048 domain-containing protein, producing MSFWEKATGSDLTREWRAFEARAEALPHDHRAAWGQIIAHLFPYGDFTGRNLMPILDDALGLLEGAAADGRSVHDVLGDDIRDFCAALAGGEGARTCHDRWREQVNRNVARKLSRLGG from the coding sequence ATGAGCTTCTGGGAGAAGGCCACAGGCAGCGATCTCACCAGGGAGTGGCGGGCGTTCGAAGCCCGGGCCGAGGCCTTGCCGCACGACCACCGGGCGGCGTGGGGACAGATCATCGCCCACCTCTTCCCCTACGGCGACTTCACGGGCCGCAACCTGATGCCGATCCTCGACGACGCCCTGGGACTGCTCGAAGGAGCGGCGGCGGACGGGCGGAGCGTCCACGACGTGCTCGGCGACGACATCCGGGACTTCTGCGCCGCGCTCGCCGGCGGAGAAGGGGCGCGAACCTGCCACGACCGGTGGCGCGAGCAGGTGAACCGGAACGTCGCAAGGAAATTGAGCCGGCTGGGAGGCTGA
- a CDS encoding PadR family transcriptional regulator: MDDLTEMLKGTLEGCVLHIIGSEETYGYAITRQLNELGFTDVIEGTVYTILLRLERNGLVQVTKRPSGVGPPRKFYALNDAGREELAKFWAKWQYLSSRIDKLKEGGR, translated from the coding sequence ATGGACGATCTGACCGAGATGTTGAAGGGCACCCTCGAAGGGTGCGTGCTCCACATCATCGGCAGCGAGGAGACGTACGGGTACGCCATCACCCGTCAGCTGAACGAACTCGGCTTCACCGACGTCATCGAAGGGACGGTGTACACCATCCTGCTGCGGCTGGAGAGGAACGGGCTCGTCCAGGTGACGAAACGGCCGTCCGGGGTCGGCCCGCCGCGCAAGTTCTACGCGCTCAACGACGCCGGACGCGAGGAACTCGCGAAGTTCTGGGCGAAGTGGCAGTACCTGTCATCACGCATCGACAAGCTCAAGGAGGGCGGCAGATGA